The following DNA comes from Halalkaliarchaeum sp. AArc-CO.
CGATTCGAAAGGATTCCGAGCCCGTACCGGTATCTGATTGCCTGTATGCGTACGATTTCGAAGACAACCAGCCCGGTGAACACCATTGTCTGGGCGAGTTCTCGTCCGGGATCGTACGTCGGGCTCCATCCGAAGAGGGCGTCAGTTACGTCGTATCCAGGGATCAACTCGCCGTAGAAGTTGAGCGTGAAGAGCGGAAGCAGACAGATCGTCATGAATATCGCTATTCCGACGATGGAGGTGACGATTCTGTCTGTGATGACGCCTTCGTCCCGCGGTCGCGGATCGCGATCCATGATGTCTTTTGCCGCCGGATCAATCCCGATCGAGAGTGCAGGAATACCGTCCGTAACGACGTTGATCCAGAGGATCTGGATCGGTGTTATAACGAGTCCGAGTCCCAGCATCGATCCGGTGAATACCATCGTCACCTCGCCGCCGTTACCGGAAAGGAGGTAGTTTACGAATTTGCGGACGTTGTCGAAGATGCGTCGTCCCCCTTTTACCGCATCCCGGATCGTCGCGAAATTGTCGTCGAGAAGGACGATGTCGGAAGCCTGCTCGGTAACGTCCGTGCCGCGACGGCCCATCGCGATGCCGACGTCGGCGTTTTTTACCGCTGGCGCGTCGTTGACACCGTCCCCGGTCATCGCGACGGTGTGTCCCTTCGCCTGGAGCGTCTGGAGGATTCGAGTCTTGTGCTCGGGCGAGGTTCGCGCGAAAATATCCACTTCTGCTACGACCTCGGCGAGTTCCTCGTCGCTCATATCATCGAGTTCGGGGCCGGTAACGACACGTGTCGGGCGCAATCCGATTTCCTCTCCGACGGCTCGAGCGGTGACTGCGTTGTCACCGGTGACCATCACCACGTCGATCCCGGCGTCGAGACATCCCGCGATCGCCTCCGGGACCTCGGGTCGGGGTGGATCGAGCATTCCCTGTAATCCCAGAAATACCATCTCCTGCTCGAGGTCTTCGTCCGGTGACTCGATCTGTGACTCCGGGAGGTCGGTTCGGAAGGCAAAGCCCATGACGCGCAATGCGTCTTCTGCGAACGCTTCGGTCCGGGTCTCGATCGCTGCTCGACGGTCAGCCGTCAACTCGGTCACTTCACCATCGACGAGTTCGCGGTCGCAGCGCTCGAGAACGGTTTCCGGAGCTCCCTTCATGTAGGCGGCGGTCTCGCCGTTTGGCGTTCGGTGGACAGTCGTCATGCGCTTGCGGTCGGAGGTGAACTCGATCTCGCCGATTCTGGGGTACCTAGCGGCGAGATCTTCGTGGTCGAACCCGGCTTTCTGGGCGGCCACGAACAGCGCTATCTCGGTGGGATCCCCGAGATACGTTCTGCCATCCCGACTGTTGGACGCCTCGGTTTCGGGCTCACGTCTGCCTTCAGCACCTCGTTCGCGGGTGCCGATATCGACATTGTTACACAACATGCCACAGCGCAACACTTCAGCAACGCGACCGGTTTCTACCGGTTCACCCTCCTTTCGAAACTCACCGTCGGTGTCGTAGCCGGTTCCAGTCACCTCGAACACCTGTCGATCGGCGACGATCCGCTGTACTGTCATCTCCTCTTCGGTGAGTGTCCCCGTCTTGTCAGTACAGATGACGTCAACCGATCCCAGCGCCTCGACGATCGGCAGTCGTCGGACGAGCGCGTTCTGATCTGCCATCCGGCGCGCCCCGAGTGCGAGCGAGAGTGTCACGACTGCTGGGAGACCCTCGGGAACAGCTGAAACGGCGATCCCAACCGCCGTCAGGAACACCTGCAGTGGTTCCGTTTCGCCGACAGAGATCTCGACGAGCGCGATCACGGCGACTGCGCCGATGACGCCGAGCGCGATGATTTTCCCGAGGCGATCCATCTCGGCCTGGAACGGTGTTGCTCGTTCCTCGGCCTCCTCGAGCGCGGTCGCGATCTGCCCAATTTCGGACTCCGGACCGGTTTCGACAACGATCGCCGTCCCCGAGCCCCGTTCGACGACCGTGTCCTTGTACAGCATGTTCTTGCGTTCGGCCAGCGAGATCTCTTCCTCGACGGTACCGACCTCCTTCGAGACGCCGACGCTCTCGCCAGTCAGTGCGCTCTCGTCGACCCGGAGGTTGGACTCCTCGACGATCCGGGCATCGGCAGGAACGACGTCACCCGACTCGACGAAGATAACGTCTCCCGGCACGACTGTCCTGGCGTCTATTTCCCGTTTCTCTCCGTCACGTCGGACGATCGCGGCTCTTGTCGCCATTTCTGCGAGCGCTTGAATGCTCTGTTCGGCGCGATAGTCCTGAACGAATCCGAACAACGTGATGAAGATCACGATCGTAGCAATGACGCCAGCGTCGATCGTGTGTCCGACACCGGCCATCACGAACGCGGCGACGATCAAGACCCATATCAATGCCGAGGTGTACTGCTCGATGAGGATACGAAATGGGGAGATCCCCTCCTCGGCCACGATCTCGTTTGGACCCTCTTGCTCGAGACGAGTCCGAGCCTCAGCTTTCGACAACCCCTGATCCGATGTCTCGAGCGTCTCGTAGATTGAATCGATTGATCGCGAGTGCCAGTTACTGGTCGACTTTCGGCGGGATTGTTCGTCTCTCGAAGGCCCTGACACGTCTGTATACTCAATGGCGGACTGCTTGTATTCGACCGGAATTTTCGCAAACTGGGAACGTCCTGAGAGCTCTCGATCAATCGTCGTCCGCGATCCCGGACGGGATCGCCGGCGAGTCCTCGCGCCGCACGCTCGACCGGTTCGTCGTCGCGTCTTTTTCGACGGTGAGCAGGTCGTCTGCGGCCCCGACCAGTTCGTCGTCGTGGCTCACGATCACGATCTGTCTGACCCCGAACTCTCGCATCTCTTCGACCAGCGTGACCAGTCGCGAGACGTGGCCGGCGTCGAGGAACACGGTCGGCTCGTCGAGAATGAGCGGCGGGGTCGGTGCGGCCCCGTCGATTCCGGCCGACAACAGTCGGTAGATGGCCACCCGCAGCGCCAGGTTGAACAGCGCGCGCTCGCCACCCGAAAGTTGCGCGGGTTCGAGCGGTTCGCCGTCCTTCTGGTACACTGTGAGTTCGTACTCGCCGTCGAGTTCAATGTGCGAGTACGCGTCGTTACCGTACACCAGTTCGAACGTCTCGTTGAGCATGCGCTCGAGCGTCTCGACGTTTCGCTGGCGCAGCTCCGCACGGAGATCGCCGTACAGCTGTTCGAGGGATTCGGCTTCCTCGTGGACCGATTCCAGCATCTCGACCCGGTCGGCCAGTTGATCCCGCTCTTCTCGCAGGCGTTCGAGTTCGGACAGTTCCGTTTTCACGCCGCCGATCGAGTTCTGGAGTTCGTCTCGCGTCTCCCTGAGATCTTCGAGTTCGGGTTTCGCCTCCTCGAGATAGGCCTCGGCCGTGCGCTTGTTCTCTCTGGCCGACTCGATCCGGTCGTCGTCGAACGACTCCCGGAGTTCGTCCCTCGCTTCGCGCTTTTCCCGCAGACGCTCCCGGCGTTCGTCGTTCAGTTCCTCGAGTGTCGACCGACGGTCGCGATGGCGGTCGATTCGATCCGCCAGTTCCTCGATCGCTTCGAGCGTTGACTCGACCGACGAGAGCATCTCCCGTTCGGAATCGATCGTGTCAAGTTTCCTTTCGAGCGTTTCAATGCGCTCCCGGGCTTCGGCTGCCTCTTCCCGTTTCGTCTCGGCGACCTCCGTGGCCTCGGCGGCCTGCTCCCGCAGCTCGTCGGCGTTCTCCCGGAGTGTTTCCGCTCGCTCTCGTCGCTCTTCGGCCGTCTCCCGGGCATTCGCGAGTCGTTCTTCACGGAGCTCCCGTGCGTTTTCCAGCTCGCCGAGCCGCTGTTCGGCCTCGCGGAGTTCCTCGGCGTCCGCCAGTCGCTTTTCGAGACGGCTCACCTCCCCGCGTGCGTCGGACAGTTCCTCTTCGAGTTCGGTAACCCGCTCGCGGTCCTCGTCGATCGAATCTACGTGGGGTGAGCCATCGACCGGCTGTCCACACTCCGGACATTTGCCGGCCGCGAGCAGTGCCTCGACTTCAGCGACGCGTTCGCGAGCGTTCGACAGCTCGGTCTCGAGTTCGGCAACGCGTTCGCGAGCTGCCGACAGTTCCGACTGGATCTCCTCGCGCAGGCTGTCGGCGCTACCGGGTTCGACGTCCGTCTCCTCGAACTGTTCTTTGACTGCGTCGATTCGGTCGTCGATCGACTCGAGTTTTTCTTCGTGTTCTCGTGCCGTCTGGTCGGCCTCCGCCGCGTCGGATTCTGCCTCTGCCGCGTCCGACTCTGCCTCTTCGGCCCGACCTTCGAGCGTCGTTGCCTTCTCGGCGAGGTTCGCGGCCTGGTTCCGGAACCCCTCCCGTTTCACCCGGATGTCGCTCAGGCGCTCTTCGAGGTCGGCCTCCCTGTCGTCGAGTTCCTCCCGGCGTGTTGCGATCGCCTCGTCGGTCGCGGCGTCGAGCCCCGCGTCGTCCCGTGCCGTCTCCAGTTCGCTTTCGAGGCCGTCGATGCGTTCCCGGGTCTCGGTGATCCGTTCACGGAGCGTTTCGCGCTCGGATTCGGCCTCCCGGATCGTCTCCGCAATCTCGTCGATTTCCTCCTCCAGCGCATCGATCTCGGCCCGTTTCTCGTCGTGCTCTTCCAGGACGCGCTCGGCGTCGGCTTTCGTCTCTTCGGCCTTCTCGATCTGTGCTTCGACCCGGTCGATCTCGTCGTCGACCTCGCCGAGCCGCGATTCGAGGTCGTTGAGCTTGCCGTGGAGGTCGGCGTCCTCCTTCTGTTCGATTCGGTCGGCTTTGTCCTCGAGTAGCGTCCGTTTGGACGTGAGCAGGTCCTCGACACCGAGGCGTGCGTCGCCCGCCCGTTCGCGATAGGTCTCGAGTTTCCCGAGCTGCAGCAGGTCGTCGATCATGTCCTGCCGCTGGCTCGGACTCGCGTTGATCAGTTTGTTCACCTCCCCCTGGCGGACGTACGCGCAGTTGAGAAACGCCTCCGCGTCCATCCTGAGCAGTTCGGTGACGAATCGGCGGACGTCTCGCGCCCCGTCGACGGTGACGTCCGGCCCCTCGAGGGTGCAATCAACGGTGCTGACCCGGTCGCCGCTCGCGCGGATCCGGCGGTAGATCCGGTAGTCGGTGCCGTCGTGGCTAAACGCCAGTTCGATCTCGGTTTCCTCCTCACCGTTGGTAACCACTTCCTCGAGGGTTCCCTCGAGCGCTTTCGCGCCGTACAAAGCGAAGAAACACGCCTCCAGGAGCGACGACTTCCCGCTGCCGTTGAGGCCGTGGATGACGGTGACGCCGTCCCGGAGGCGAAGCTCCGCGTCGGCGTACGGTTTGAAGTTCGCGAGTTCGAGTCGCTCGAACCTCACAGGTACTCCTCCATCGATCGTTGCCCGTCGGGTCCGGAGCTTTTCGGTTCGTCCCCGCGTGCCTCACCGTCGCCGCCCATGTCCCGGTCCTCACCGTCGCCGTCCATGTCCCGGTCCTCACCGTCGCCGTCCATGTCCCGGTCCTCACCCACGCGGCCCATATTACTGCTCTCGCGGTCGGTCTTTCCGTCCCCACTGCCCTCTTCGCCGTCGCTCGTATCATCGGGTTCAGTCGCCGAAAGCGCCTCCAGGCCTTCCGATTCGATCCGGTCGGACAGCCGGTTTTTCACCTCGGCCCGAACGTTCGAAGCCGGAATTTCCACCGAGCGAACCACGTCGTCAAACTCTCGTGCGGCCGATGAGAACCCCTCCTCCCGGATCCGTTCCCGCACCGCCTCGTCCGGGTCACCGAACGAGACAGAGATCTCCTCTGCCGTGTCGACCTCCCGGCGGTCGGTTACCCGCACGATCAACGCGCCTTCCTCCAGTGCAGTCTCCTCGATTGACGCCGGCGTCACCGGGTCTCCGCTTCCGTCGATTCGGACGATCACGACGGCGTCCTCCAGGTCGTGCTGTGTCACCCGTTCGCGAACCCGTTCGACGCCCTCGCCGTCCGCCAGTTCCACCTCGACGAACGCGAACGGTCGGGTCTCGATCGTCCGACGACGAATCTCGACGCCGTCCGGTCCCCGGGTGTCGGCGTCGAACGTGACGAGGTTGTACCCGCGGGGCGTCTCCTCGCTCGCGCTGGTGCGCTCCGTCGACCCGCAGTAAGTTACCCGCGTCCCATCGACTGTCGCCGTGTCGGGGACGTGATTGTCACCGAGCAGCATCGCGTCGAATGCGACGGTCGACTCCGCGAGTACTGTTTCCGTGTCCCAGTTCGCGTGTGCAAACGGGGTAAACAGACCGTGGCTCACGAGGGCGGCGTGTGCCGCATCGCTGGGTTCGAACTCGTAGTCGAGGTCGTCCCGCCGGGATTCAGGGACGTGGTCGAGCCCGTAAAAGGCGGTCTCGCCGACTTCGACCGGCTCCGCACCGAGTCTGGTCGCGAGATCCATGCTTTCAAAGAGGTCCAGCCACTGCCCTCGGCGAGTGGATTCGTGGTTCCCGACGACCGCCAGGAAGGGGATGTCTGCAGCGTCGAGCCGCCGGAGCAACTCGAGTGTCCCGAGTAGATCCGGCAGCGACGGACGACGATCGTGAAACAGGTCGCCGGCGTGGACGACGGCGTCGACGCTCTCCTCGATCGCGTCGTCGACGACCTGCTCGAACGCTTCGAGGAAATCCCGTCGTCGCTCGGGGGAGTGGTACTGCTCGTAGCCGACGTGGGTGTCGCCGGTGTGGAGCACCCGCGTCGGAGCCGGTGCGGGTTCCGATCCGTCAGCCGATGTCATTCGTCGAACCTTGCACCTTCTGTGGTAAATGGGTTCCGCGAACGCGTCACGTCTCCGGTTGCCGCTTCCCGAAGCCGGTGGTAGGAGTCGAGCGCGTTCTCACCCCGATCTGCGAGTTCCTCGTGTCCATCCCTGCGGGCGGAGTCTACCGCCTCCGAGAGCCGGCCGAGTCCGTCGGCCTCGACGAACGACGCTGCGCGATCGAGGTCCTCCAGCGCCGCGTCGGCCTCCTCGATCACTCCGGCGTACGGCGGCCGCGCCGTGGCTGTGCGTTCGGCGAGCGTTCGAAGGGCCCGGGCGATGGCGTCCGTGCTGACCACGGGGTTCGTGGTCCCGTGATCGTTTATAAAAAGTTGGCTGGCAGCCACGGGGTCGGCCATCGAAACTCTTACTCTCGCGCCGAAACACCTCCGCGTATGAGCGAACCGACGGTTACGACCGACGACGTCGAACACGTCGCCTCACTCGCGCGGGTTGCGCTCGAGGTGGGTGAACCCGAGGAGTTCGCCGAGCAGTTCTCCGAGGTGCTCGAGTACTTCGACACGCTGGACGAGGTTCCGGAGGTCGACCGCGACACGGAACTCGTGAACGTCCTCCGCGAAGATCAGGTCGAAGACGGGCTCTCTCAGGAGGACGCCCTCGCGAACGCGCCCGAATCGGAAGACGGGAAATTCAAGGGACCGCGGGTGTCGTGAGATGAGCGCGGATCTCAACCTTTATATCACCGAAGAAACCGTCGACGGCACGTCGGACGGTCCACTCGCCGGAATGACGATCGCGGTGAAGGACAACATCTCGACGGAGGGGGTCACGACGACCTGCGGGTCGGAAATGCTCGCCGACTACGTCCCGCCGTACGACGCCACCGTGGTCGAGCGCGTTCTCGACGCCGGCGCGACGATGGTCGGCAAGACGAACATGGACGAGTTCGGGATGGGAACGACGACAGAGACCTCGGCGTTCGGCCCGACGCACAATCCCGCCGACACCGACCGCGTTCCGGGCGGCTCCTCGGGCGGATCGGCTGCGGCAGTCGCGTCGGGGGACGCCGACCTCGCGCTCGGCTCCGACACCGGCGGGTCGGTGCGGTGTCCCGCCGCGTTCTGTGGCGTCGTCGGGATCAAGCCCACCTACGGGCTCGTCTCCCGGTACGGACTCGTCGCGTACGCCAACTCACTGGAGCAGATCGGCCCGATCGCGTCCAGCGTCGAGGACGCCGCCCGACTCCTGGACGTCATCGCCGGCCCCGACGAACGCGACGCGACGACCCGATACGACGAACGCGAGGAGTTCGACCGCCATCCGGCCGACGGGACCGATTACGCGGCTGCAGCCGACGGCGACGTCGACGGGACGACGATCGGGATCCCGACGGAGCTTTTCGACGGTGCCGACGAACGCGTCGTCGAAACCGTCGAGGACGCGCTCGAATCCCTCGAGTCGCGTGGCGCCGAGACCGTCGAGGTGTCGCTCCCGTCGGTCGATCACGCGGTGCAGGCGTACTACGTGATCGCGATGTCGGAAGCGTCGTCGAACCTCGCGCGGTTCGACGGCGTCAGGTACGGTCACTCGGCGGGTCACGACGGCAACTGGAACGACACGTTCGCCGAGACGCGGGAGGCGTTCGGCGCGGAGGTCAAACGTCGGATCCTGCTCGGGACGTACGCCCTCTCGGAGGGCTATCACGACAAGTACTACCGGAAGGCCCAGGACGCCCGCGCGTGGGTGAAACAGGACTTCGACGCCGCCTTCGAGGAGGTCGACGTGATCGCCTCGCCGACGATGCCGGTGTTGCCGTTCGAGCTCGGCGAGAGCCTCGACGATCCCCTGCAGATGTATCTCGCCGATGCGAACACGACGCCTGTCAACCTCGCGAACCTGCCGGCGATCTCGGTCCCAGCAGGGACCGCCGACGGCCTCCCGGTCGGTCTCCAGCTCGTCGGTCCGCGGTTCGACGAGGAAACGATCGTCCGGGTGGCAAGCGCGGTGGAAGACGCCGTCTGAGCTACGACTTCCAGTACGACCGAGTAAACAGGACCAGCACCGGTATGATCTCGATCCGACCCACCCACATCAGCACGATCATCGCGACCTTGGTCGCGTCCGAAAACGGGTAGTAGTTGTCGAACGGGCCTGCGATCCCGAACGCCGGGCCGATGTTGAAGAAGGTCGCCGCAGCCGCCCCGAGTGCCTCGAACTCGTCGATCCCGAGGCCGATCCGGGCGCTGTCGACCGCGACGAAGATCCCGAGTCCGAAAAAGAGCAACAGCGACAGCAGCGTGAACGCATACGTGTCCCGGATCGTCTCCTCGTCGACGACCTGATCGCTGAGCCGCACCGGTTTGATGGCGTCGGGATGGACCGCGGTAAACAGGTCCCGGCGGAGCGCCTTGAAGACGATGAGCCACCGGAGCAGCTTGATCGAACAGGTGGTCGATCCGGCCATGCCGCCCAGGAACATCAACACGAACAGGACGTGTTTGGCGGCCGGCGACCACGTGTTGAAGTCTGCGGTCGCGAACCCGGTCGTCGTCATGATCGAGACGACCTGGAACGTGGCGTGTCGGAACTTCTCTTCGAGGGGATACGAGACGGACGGATCGGTCAACAGCAACAGCGCGAGCAGCACCACCGTGCCGGCGACCACGCCGAGGTAAAACCGGAACTCCTCGTTTTCGGCCGGACGCCCCCAGTCCCCTTGGACGAAGTAGTAGATGAGGATGAAGTTGGTCGCGCCGATGAGCATAAACGGGATAATGGTCCACTGGGCTGCCACCGAGAACGCTCCCAGGCTCCCCGGAGACGGGGAGAATCCGGCGGTCGCGACGCCGGTGAACGCGTGAGAAAGCGCCATGAACGGGGTCATGTTCGGAGCCAGCCCCACGAGATGGAGCCCGTACAACGACGCCGCACACAGCGCGGTCACCCCGGCGTACAGCGACCACAGCGTCCGGGCGGTTTCGGCGATGTGTGGCGAGAGTTTGTGAACGTCCTGGGTTTGTGTTTCGGTCTCCATCAGCTGGGCGCCACCGATCGACAACTGCGAGAGGACCGACAGCGCGAGCACCAGGATTCCGAGCCCACCGAGCCACTGGATCACCTGACGCCACATCAGCATGGAGTTCGAGTGTGCCGAGAAATCCTCGAGGACGGTCGCACCGGTGGTCGTAACTCCCGACATCGCCTCGAACAACGCGTCGATCGGCTGTGCGATGACACCGTTACCCGCCGCCAGAAACGGGATCGCCCCGACGATGGCCACCGACAGCCACGCCAGCGCGACCATCAGGAACGCTTCGCGGCCGCCCAAGTCGCCTTCGCCGCGGAACTGCTCGAGTGCGCCCCCGACGCCGAGCGTGACCATGATCGTCACGACGAACGGCGTCGTCGGTTCGCCGTAGTACACGGCGAGGGCGAGCGGAAACGCGAGGGGGAACGCGAGCCACTTGAGGATGCTTCCGACCAGTCCCAAACTCGCACGCCAGTTGACCCGAAGGCGCATCTACCGACCGGATTCGGTTTCTCGTGGTTTAGGTTTGCCGTTCGAGGGTCCGCTCGACCGTCTCGATCGCGTCGATACCGAGTTCGGCGACGTCCTCGTCCAGATCCGCGTCACGCAGCGCTGCCCTGTCGTACCACTTCCATGCGTCGGCCGTCGCCTCGTCGTCACCGTCCGGATCGATCTCGCGGCTCTGGACCCGCGCGAAGAACACGTGATCGACGTGCTGGTGGCCGACGGTTCCGTCCGGATGAACGTTGATGTCCTCCAGCAGGAGGTGTTGTGGAGTCGGGATCGTCCGGGCGGTTTCCGACTCGTAGGTCGGCCCGGGCGTTACGAGCGAGGGATCGAGCCCGGTTTCCTCGCGCGTCTCGCGGAGGGCGGCCTCGTGGGGTAACTCGTCCCGGTCGATGTGGCCGCCTGGCGGGAGCCGTAGTCCGAGCTTCGGGTGACGGTGCAGCGCCGTCGCGCCGTCGTTGACGACGTACAGGGTAGCCACGAAGTGGCGGGTCGTCTCCATGTCCGGCGATCGTCGCGACGGTACAAAAGCAGCGCGGACAGCGGTCAAGGAAGCTGGACTTCCTCTTCGGCCTCGAGCAGTTCGTGATAGCGGTTTCGGATCGTCACTTCAGAGATGTTCGCCACCTCGCTCACGTCGTTTTGGGTCACCTTCTCGTTGGTGAGCAGCGAGGCCGCGTACACGGCGGCAGCGGCGAGCCCGACCGGCGACTTGCCGGAGTGGACGCCCTGCTCCTTTGCGGTCTTGAGCAGCTGTCGCGCGCGTCGTTCGGCCTCCTCCGAGAGGCCGAGGTCGCTCGCGAACCGGGGGACGTAGCTCTCGGGATCCGCGGGCTGGATCTCCAGTTTCAGTTCGCGGACGACGTACCGGTACGTCCGGGCGATCTCGTCTTTCTCGACCCGGGAGACGGCCGCGATCTCGTCGAGACTGCGGGGGGTGCCGGCCTGGCGGGCAGCCGCGTACAGCGCGGCGGTGGCGACGCCTTCGATCGAGCGGCCGGGCAGGAGGTCTTCATCGAGCGCACGGCGGTAGATGACCGAGGCGGTCTCGCGGACGTTCTCGGGCAGCCCCAGCGCCGAGGCCATCCGGTCGATCTCGCCCAGCGCCTGCTTGAGGTTGCGCTCTTTTGAATCGCGAGTACGGAACCGCTCGTTCCAGGTGCGGAGCCGCTGCATCTTCTCCCGCTGTCGG
Coding sequences within:
- a CDS encoding cation-transporting P-type ATPase; the encoded protein is MSGPSRDEQSRRKSTSNWHSRSIDSIYETLETSDQGLSKAEARTRLEQEGPNEIVAEEGISPFRILIEQYTSALIWVLIVAAFVMAGVGHTIDAGVIATIVIFITLFGFVQDYRAEQSIQALAEMATRAAIVRRDGEKREIDARTVVPGDVIFVESGDVVPADARIVEESNLRVDESALTGESVGVSKEVGTVEEEISLAERKNMLYKDTVVERGSGTAIVVETGPESEIGQIATALEEAEERATPFQAEMDRLGKIIALGVIGAVAVIALVEISVGETEPLQVFLTAVGIAVSAVPEGLPAVVTLSLALGARRMADQNALVRRLPIVEALGSVDVICTDKTGTLTEEEMTVQRIVADRQVFEVTGTGYDTDGEFRKEGEPVETGRVAEVLRCGMLCNNVDIGTRERGAEGRREPETEASNSRDGRTYLGDPTEIALFVAAQKAGFDHEDLAARYPRIGEIEFTSDRKRMTTVHRTPNGETAAYMKGAPETVLERCDRELVDGEVTELTADRRAAIETRTEAFAEDALRVMGFAFRTDLPESQIESPDEDLEQEMVFLGLQGMLDPPRPEVPEAIAGCLDAGIDVVMVTGDNAVTARAVGEEIGLRPTRVVTGPELDDMSDEELAEVVAEVDIFARTSPEHKTRILQTLQAKGHTVAMTGDGVNDAPAVKNADVGIAMGRRGTDVTEQASDIVLLDDNFATIRDAVKGGRRIFDNVRKFVNYLLSGNGGEVTMVFTGSMLGLGLVITPIQILWINVVTDGIPALSIGIDPAAKDIMDRDPRPRDEGVITDRIVTSIVGIAIFMTICLLPLFTLNFYGELIPGYDVTDALFGWSPTYDPGRELAQTMVFTGLVVFEIVRIQAIRYRYGLGILSNRWLVAAVGVAIALQLLVLYTSVGQFLFGVAPLGLVHWAQIAIVTVLFALIMAIFVKIQDRLFEQY
- the rad50 gene encoding DNA double-strand break repair ATPase Rad50; the protein is MRFERLELANFKPYADAELRLRDGVTVIHGLNGSGKSSLLEACFFALYGAKALEGTLEEVVTNGEEETEIELAFSHDGTDYRIYRRIRASGDRVSTVDCTLEGPDVTVDGARDVRRFVTELLRMDAEAFLNCAYVRQGEVNKLINASPSQRQDMIDDLLQLGKLETYRERAGDARLGVEDLLTSKRTLLEDKADRIEQKEDADLHGKLNDLESRLGEVDDEIDRVEAQIEKAEETKADAERVLEEHDEKRAEIDALEEEIDEIAETIREAESERETLRERITETRERIDGLESELETARDDAGLDAATDEAIATRREELDDREADLEERLSDIRVKREGFRNQAANLAEKATTLEGRAEEAESDAAEAESDAAEADQTAREHEEKLESIDDRIDAVKEQFEETDVEPGSADSLREEIQSELSAARERVAELETELSNARERVAEVEALLAAGKCPECGQPVDGSPHVDSIDEDRERVTELEEELSDARGEVSRLEKRLADAEELREAEQRLGELENARELREERLANARETAEERRERAETLRENADELREQAAEATEVAETKREEAAEARERIETLERKLDTIDSEREMLSSVESTLEAIEELADRIDRHRDRRSTLEELNDERRERLREKREARDELRESFDDDRIESARENKRTAEAYLEEAKPELEDLRETRDELQNSIGGVKTELSELERLREERDQLADRVEMLESVHEEAESLEQLYGDLRAELRQRNVETLERMLNETFELVYGNDAYSHIELDGEYELTVYQKDGEPLEPAQLSGGERALFNLALRVAIYRLLSAGIDGAAPTPPLILDEPTVFLDAGHVSRLVTLVEEMREFGVRQIVIVSHDDELVGAADDLLTVEKDATTNRSSVRREDSPAIPSGIADDD
- the mre11 gene encoding DNA double-strand break repair protein Mre11, which gives rise to MTSADGSEPAPAPTRVLHTGDTHVGYEQYHSPERRRDFLEAFEQVVDDAIEESVDAVVHAGDLFHDRRPSLPDLLGTLELLRRLDAADIPFLAVVGNHESTRRGQWLDLFESMDLATRLGAEPVEVGETAFYGLDHVPESRRDDLDYEFEPSDAAHAALVSHGLFTPFAHANWDTETVLAESTVAFDAMLLGDNHVPDTATVDGTRVTYCGSTERTSASEETPRGYNLVTFDADTRGPDGVEIRRRTIETRPFAFVEVELADGEGVERVRERVTQHDLEDAVVIVRIDGSGDPVTPASIEETALEEGALIVRVTDRREVDTAEEISVSFGDPDEAVRERIREEGFSSAAREFDDVVRSVEIPASNVRAEVKNRLSDRIESEGLEALSATEPDDTSDGEEGSGDGKTDRESSNMGRVGEDRDMDGDGEDRDMDGDGEDRDMGGDGEARGDEPKSSGPDGQRSMEEYL
- the gatC gene encoding Asp-tRNA(Asn)/Glu-tRNA(Gln) amidotransferase subunit GatC yields the protein MSEPTVTTDDVEHVASLARVALEVGEPEEFAEQFSEVLEYFDTLDEVPEVDRDTELVNVLREDQVEDGLSQEDALANAPESEDGKFKGPRVS
- the gatA gene encoding Asp-tRNA(Asn)/Glu-tRNA(Gln) amidotransferase subunit GatA, with amino-acid sequence MSADLNLYITEETVDGTSDGPLAGMTIAVKDNISTEGVTTTCGSEMLADYVPPYDATVVERVLDAGATMVGKTNMDEFGMGTTTETSAFGPTHNPADTDRVPGGSSGGSAAAVASGDADLALGSDTGGSVRCPAAFCGVVGIKPTYGLVSRYGLVAYANSLEQIGPIASSVEDAARLLDVIAGPDERDATTRYDEREEFDRHPADGTDYAAAADGDVDGTTIGIPTELFDGADERVVETVEDALESLESRGAETVEVSLPSVDHAVQAYYVIAMSEASSNLARFDGVRYGHSAGHDGNWNDTFAETREAFGAEVKRRILLGTYALSEGYHDKYYRKAQDARAWVKQDFDAAFEEVDVIASPTMPVLPFELGESLDDPLQMYLADANTTPVNLANLPAISVPAGTADGLPVGLQLVGPRFDEETIVRVASAVEDAV
- a CDS encoding TrkH family potassium uptake protein; amino-acid sequence: MRLRVNWRASLGLVGSILKWLAFPLAFPLALAVYYGEPTTPFVVTIMVTLGVGGALEQFRGEGDLGGREAFLMVALAWLSVAIVGAIPFLAAGNGVIAQPIDALFEAMSGVTTTGATVLEDFSAHSNSMLMWRQVIQWLGGLGILVLALSVLSQLSIGGAQLMETETQTQDVHKLSPHIAETARTLWSLYAGVTALCAASLYGLHLVGLAPNMTPFMALSHAFTGVATAGFSPSPGSLGAFSVAAQWTIIPFMLIGATNFILIYYFVQGDWGRPAENEEFRFYLGVVAGTVVLLALLLLTDPSVSYPLEEKFRHATFQVVSIMTTTGFATADFNTWSPAAKHVLFVLMFLGGMAGSTTCSIKLLRWLIVFKALRRDLFTAVHPDAIKPVRLSDQVVDEETIRDTYAFTLLSLLLFFGLGIFVAVDSARIGLGIDEFEALGAAAATFFNIGPAFGIAGPFDNYYPFSDATKVAMIVLMWVGRIEIIPVLVLFTRSYWKS
- a CDS encoding NUDIX hydrolase; its protein translation is METTRHFVATLYVVNDGATALHRHPKLGLRLPPGGHIDRDELPHEAALRETREETGLDPSLVTPGPTYESETARTIPTPQHLLLEDINVHPDGTVGHQHVDHVFFARVQSREIDPDGDDEATADAWKWYDRAALRDADLDEDVAELGIDAIETVERTLERQT
- a CDS encoding transcription initiation factor IIB — translated: MSENVRRYTDDRVRRRETEEERDDEQVTCPECGGQLETDTEHGETVCADCGLVVETDEIDRGPEWRAFDSKEKDEKSRVGAPTTKMMHDKGLSTNIGWQDKDAYGKTLSSRQREKMQRLRTWNERFRTRDSKERNLKQALGEIDRMASALGLPENVRETASVIYRRALDEDLLPGRSIEGVATAALYAAARQAGTPRSLDEIAAVSRVEKDEIARTYRYVVRELKLEIQPADPESYVPRFASDLGLSEEAERRARQLLKTAKEQGVHSGKSPVGLAAAAVYAASLLTNEKVTQNDVSEVANISEVTIRNRYHELLEAEEEVQLP